Proteins encoded together in one Myotis daubentonii chromosome 17, mMyoDau2.1, whole genome shotgun sequence window:
- the KCNK9 gene encoding potassium channel subfamily K member 9 — protein sequence MALRSGAGCFGRVWRRVSGLPDAWPRRSSSLLCLSAFSPAPGPAPPLPRRPPRGGGGCGGPGGGGHPQPPRPPPPRRRRCCCCCRRRLQLGGGGGGGGGGGRRALQWDARGCEPAGHAPRAGSLLAAMKRQNVRTLSLIVCTFTYLLVGAAVFDALESDHEMREEEKLKAEETRLKGKYNISGEDYRQLEQVILQSEPHRAGVQWKFAGSFYFAITVITTIGYGHAAPGTDAGKAFCMFYAVLGIPLTLVMFQSLGERMNTFVRYLLKRIKKCCGMRNTDVSMENMVTVGFFSCMGTLCVGAAAFSQCEDWSFFHAYYYCFITLTTIGFGDYVALQTKGALQKKPLYVAFSFMYILVGLTVIGAFLNLVVLRFLTMNSEDERRDAEERASLAGARNSMAVHAPEEALRGRARCKADGDLQSVCSCSCYRPQGRVGGRPTGHQNSFGAQLGPQYFHSVSYKIEEISPSTLKNSLFPSPISSVSPGLHSFTDVHRLMRRRRSI from the exons ATGGCCCTGCGCAGTGGGGCGGGCTGCTTCGGCCGGGTCTGGCGCAGGGTGTCGGGGCTCCCGGACGCCTGGCCGCGGCGCTCCAGCAGCCTCCTGTGCCTGTCCGCCTTCTCGCCCGCGCCCGGGCCCGCGCCACCCCTGCCCCGCCGGCCGCCTCGCGGTGGCGGCGGCTGTGGCGGCCCCGGCGGAGGGgggcacccccagcctccccgccccccgcctccccgccgccgccgctgctgctgctgctgccgccgccgcttaCAActtggaggcggcggcggcggcggaggcggcggcggccgccgGGCGCTGCAGTGGGACGCGCGCGGCTGCGAGCCTGCGGGACATGCCCCCCGCGCCGGCTCCCTGCTGGCGGCCATGAAGAGGCAGAACGTGCGGACTCTGTCCCTCATCGTCTGCACCTTCACCTACCTGCTGGTGGGCGCCGCCGTCTTCGACGCCCTGGAGTCGGACCACGAGATGCGCGAGGAGGAGAAACTCAAGGCGGAGGAGACGCGCCTCAAGGGGAAGTACAACATCAGCGGCGAGGACTACCGGCAGCTGGAGCAGGTCATCCTGCAGTCGGAGCCGCACCGCGCCGGCGTCCAGTGGAAATTCGCCGGCTCCTTCTACTTTGCCATCACGGTCATCACCACCATAG gttACGGGCACGCGGCCCCCGGCACGGACGCGGGCAAGGCCTTCTGCATGTTCTACGCGGTGCTGGGCATCCCGCTGACGCTGGTCATGTTCCAGAGCCTGGGCGAGCGGATGAACACCTTCGTGCGCTACCTGCTGAAGCGCATCAAGAAGTGCTGCGGGATGCGCAACACCGACGTGTCCATGGAGAACATGGTGACGGTGGGCTTCTTCTCCTGCATGGGGACGCTGTGCGTCGGCGCGGCCGCCTTCTCGCAGTGCGAGGACTGGAGCTTCTTCCACGCCTACTACTACTGCTTCATCACGCTCACCACCATCGGCTTCGGCGACTACGTGGCGCTGCAGACCAAGGGCGCCCTGCAGAAGAAGCCGCTGTACGTGGCCTTCAGCTTCATGTACATCCTGGTGGGGCTGACGGTCATCGGGGCCTTCCTCAACCTGGTGGTCCTCCGGTTCCTGACCATGAACAGCGAGGACGAGCGGAGGGACGCCGAGGAGCGGGCGTCGCTGGCCGGGGCCCGGAACAGCATGGCCGTCCACGCGCCCGAGGAGGCGCTGCGGGGCCGGGCGCGCTGCAAGGCGGACGGGGACCTGCAGTCCGTGTGCTCCTGCTCCTGCTACCGGCCGCAGGGCCGCGTGGGGGGCCGCCCCACGGGACACCAGAACTCCTTCGGCGCCCAGCTCGGCCCGCAGTACTTCCACTCCGTCTCCTACAAGATCGAGGAGATCTCCCCGAGCACACTGAAGAACAGCCTCTTCCCGTCGCCCATCAGCTCCGTCTCGCCGGGGCTG